Below is a genomic region from Trichoderma asperellum chromosome 2, complete sequence.
ttgtatgtatgtatgtatgtggctgctgccgtcGTATACTGTACGGTTCGCAGATGTATTTTGACGTGTCAGCTatcagccaccaccaccactgcacCTTCTTTCCCATGGAAAGAGACAACAATGCGTGTAGGGCTAATACAGTAAAATAGGAGAAAAATTTTCATTTAGTATCGCCTCTCACCGTCGAGATCTTGCCAGATTAGTTGTGCGGATCAAAGGCTCGGCCATCTTCCCCTGAAGATTAAACAAAAGCAACTCTTGAACTCGCCTCACCTCGGACAGAGGCGCTGAATGAACTGATGCTGCTCCATTAAAATCACAGGCGGTGCTCCACTCGATGTGGGCGAGAATAAGAAAAGGCTGAAGCTATTCCGcgcgctgcttctgctggtgCTCCGCGCAGCTTGCCAGTGGAATCTTCCCCGTGGGCAGCACAAACAAGACGCTGATTTGCTGTCCAGGTCGCTCTCTCCGCGAAGTGGAACGAGAAACTCCGCAAGCTTCATGGATTCATCTCTTCCGCGAGAGCGATGGAAACGAAACCGTGACTCTCTCGCTAAAGCTCTCACAGATGAGCTGGTCCGTCACTTTGGCCTGGCAAGACCCATAGCCCAGCTGTCGCTGCCTCCACTGCCGTCGTCATAACGCCTTGGGCTCATGCATCTCGCAAGGCTTTGGAGACTCTCATAATTTTGTGTCTCACAGCTGCTGGAGACGCGAGAAGAAAACACTGGAGATTCTGACAAAATGCCGCATTTGTGTTATCATGCCCTCTCCACCAGATGTCCACTCATACTCCATATCTCCAGACAATCTTGGCGCCGCTCAGTCTCATTTTGTATGGGCCGATTCATGGATGGTAGGTATTGCTTCAGGGGCCCGTTCGACTCCACCGCTGTGCTGAGTTGACAGAGGCGGTGttatgaagaggaagatacGTTGCATGTACCTCTGTGAGTGCCAAGGCGCCGATAGAATCACACAGAGCGCAATGTACTATGCCGAATGAGACGGCATCTCATATCCATGGCAGGCTGAAGGGATGAACTTTCTCCGTACAGAAACGAGCGAAGAAGTGGCAGATTGGGAGCCCCCAGGACTTGGATTTCCAAATATTTAAGCAGCCGTCAACCCCCCGCAAACCCATTGTTGTTCTCCATTATCAACATCCACCACTCCACAGACTTACACGATATCTCAAAATCATTTATCCACAATCTACCGCTTCAGGAAGCGGCGCTCACTTCATCTGCTTGACTTCCTATACCCATAAGACACACAACAGTATTTCCTTACAGCTTCTCAAGCCCTCAACCACAATGGCCCCTATTGCAATCACACCCGAGACCTCTCCTGAGCGCCGCTCCAGCCTCAAGAAGACTCTTTACAAAACTCGATCCCACAGCAGCTCTATTTCTTCGGTTGCTTCTATTATTCTCAACGATGGTAATGCCATCCCCCAAGTTGCTCTTGGTGTATACAAAGCCCCCAACGGTCAGGAGACTGAGGATGCTATCACGGCTGCCCTCGATGCTGGATACCGCCATATTGACTCTGCTGCTCGATATGCCAACGAGGAAGCTTGCGGTCGTGCAATCCGTCGttggatggagaagactgGCACACCCCGTGAAGAAATCTTTATCTGCTCTAAGCTATGGGACTCTGATCACGGCTATGAAGCCACATTCAACGCACTTTGCGCTTCCCTCGATAAGATGGGCCTTGACTACTTGGACCTGTATCTGATCCACTCTCCCGCTGAAGATGAGCAGAAGCGTCTGGAAAGCTGGCGTGCTCTGGAGACAGCTCAGCGACTTGGCAAGGTCAAGTCCATTGGTGTCTCCAACTTCGGCGCTGC
It encodes:
- a CDS encoding uncharacterized protein (EggNog:ENOG41); its protein translation is MAPIAITPETSPERRSSLKKTLYKTRSHSSSISSVASIILNDGNAIPQVALGVYKAPNGQETEDAITAALDAGYRHIDSAARYANEEACGRAIRRWMEKTGTPREEIFICSKLWDSDHGYEATFNALCASLDKMGLDYLDLYLIHSPAEDEQKRLESWRALETAQRLGKVKSIGVSNFGAAHIENLIENARVVPAVNQVEVHPFCQREALVDLCDKYGIKIEAYSPLARGNKLEDPTINAIAKKYGKTPAQILLNWNAARGNVVLPKSLTPSRIESNLQSFDFDLSEEDIETINALGTENYITGSMHKSSD